A genomic stretch from Apteryx mantelli isolate bAptMan1 chromosome 28, bAptMan1.hap1, whole genome shotgun sequence includes:
- the LOC136994347 gene encoding feather keratin Cos2-3-like, with protein sequence MTLCLGQRRPSITGSPTPRSFIRFPRCLLIGNQVHLQSPDMSCYDQCQPCRPCGPTPLANSCNEPCVRQCQASIVVIQPSPVVMTLPGTILSSFLQNTLVGSSTSAAVGSILSCGGVPSTSACCDLSSISSHYRSRRCPPC encoded by the exons ATGACACTGTGTCTGGGGCAGCGCAGGCCCAGTATAACAGGCAGCCCAACTCCTCGTTCTTTCATCCGCTTCCCTCGCTGCCTTCTCATTgggaaccag gtgcacctccagtccccagacatgtcctgctatgaccagtgccagccatgccggccctgtggccccaccccgctggccaacagctgcaacgagccctgtgtcaggcagtgccaggcctCCATCGTTGTCATCCAGCCCTCTCCTGTGGTGATGACCCTGCCCggcaccatcctcagctccttcctgcaGAACACTCttgtgggatcctccacctctgctgctgttggcagcatcctcagctgtggAGGAGTCCCCAGCACCTCTGCgtgctgtgacctctccagcatttccAGCCACTACCGCAGCAGAAGGTGCCCCCCCTGCTAA